The proteins below come from a single Roseiflexus sp. RS-1 genomic window:
- the trxA gene encoding thioredoxin encodes MAFATPVRTSEQSIDRVLRAGLPVVLIFDRHGCPTCQQLDGVIERLAKLFAGRVLLARVDADDNPALVRKYAITALPGLVFVKNGAPVAQTTGAVAEESLRAWLTYLAEGGTQPPLPAGPSVPLRRPVAHPTSDVRAARQEAEERGVSAMPVTLSDATFDQIVARSDQPVLVDFWAPWCGPCRAVAPAVERLAQEFAGRAVVAKLNVDDNPRTAQRFGISSIPALYIFKGGRVVERLIGAQPYPVLRQALARHAGTVAA; translated from the coding sequence ATGGCATTTGCAACACCTGTTCGTACAAGTGAGCAGAGCATCGACCGCGTGCTGCGCGCCGGTTTGCCGGTGGTATTGATATTCGACCGCCACGGTTGTCCGACCTGTCAGCAACTCGATGGGGTGATCGAGCGGCTGGCGAAACTCTTCGCGGGGCGCGTCCTCCTGGCACGGGTAGATGCCGATGATAATCCGGCGCTGGTGCGGAAGTACGCCATCACTGCCCTTCCCGGTCTGGTCTTCGTTAAAAACGGCGCGCCGGTGGCGCAAACAACCGGCGCTGTAGCGGAAGAGTCCTTGCGGGCATGGTTGACGTATCTGGCGGAGGGAGGCACACAACCGCCATTGCCCGCCGGTCCGAGCGTGCCGCTGCGGCGACCGGTTGCCCATCCGACATCCGATGTGCGCGCCGCGCGACAGGAAGCGGAGGAACGCGGCGTCAGCGCAATGCCGGTGACGCTCAGTGATGCCACGTTCGATCAGATCGTCGCACGCAGCGATCAACCGGTGCTTGTCGATTTCTGGGCGCCGTGGTGCGGTCCGTGTCGCGCCGTCGCGCCAGCAGTCGAGCGACTGGCGCAGGAATTTGCCGGGCGCGCGGTGGTGGCCAAATTGAATGTGGACGACAACCCGCGCACGGCGCAGCGCTTTGGCATCAGCAGCATCCCTGCGCTGTACATCTTCAAAGGGGGGCGTGTGGTCGAGCGACTGATCGGCGCACAACCATACCCGGTGCTGCGCCAGGCGCTGGCGCGACATGCTGGCACGGTTGCAGCATAA
- a CDS encoding sortase has translation MSVQPPRQSSSTHQEDETLLETLISTPLAPTKAWQKPIVLRSLDEHRRYALKGYRLRTWVDHWLHHAERLFSIAALLIFIVWAVDGPIRDWWRAQQAVRHAAPVQAALRATAVVRVSAPATPDRVVPANVPLPFTTPDMQQPLASEGFLAPRAIISAPEDGQRGSLPHRLIIPDIDLDTPVIEVFVVDGAWQVADYAAGYLHGTGLPGDPGNMALAGHAGLRGAVFRDLGRLRAGADIFVDAGSWRYQYRVRDTRNVWPTEVNVLDPTPTPTLTLITCTNWDTQRLIVIGDLVGAQLLTGD, from the coding sequence ATGTCTGTACAACCGCCTCGCCAGTCCAGTTCAACGCACCAGGAAGACGAAACGCTGCTCGAAACGCTGATCAGCACGCCGCTTGCGCCGACGAAAGCATGGCAAAAGCCGATTGTGCTGCGTTCTCTTGATGAGCACCGTCGTTATGCGCTCAAAGGGTATCGCCTGCGCACATGGGTCGATCACTGGCTCCATCATGCAGAACGCCTGTTCAGCATTGCAGCGCTGTTGATCTTCATCGTATGGGCAGTGGACGGACCGATACGCGACTGGTGGCGCGCGCAGCAGGCGGTGCGGCATGCTGCACCGGTGCAGGCCGCTTTGCGCGCAACAGCAGTCGTGCGTGTATCGGCGCCAGCCACGCCTGACCGTGTTGTTCCCGCGAACGTGCCACTCCCATTCACAACGCCGGACATGCAGCAACCGCTGGCGTCGGAAGGGTTTCTTGCGCCGCGTGCGATCATCAGCGCGCCGGAAGACGGTCAGCGCGGATCGCTGCCCCATCGCCTGATCATTCCAGATATTGATCTCGATACGCCGGTTATCGAGGTATTTGTCGTTGATGGTGCATGGCAGGTCGCCGACTACGCCGCCGGGTATCTGCACGGCACAGGGTTGCCGGGCGATCCCGGCAACATGGCGCTGGCAGGTCATGCCGGTCTGCGCGGGGCAGTGTTCCGCGACCTGGGGCGCCTGCGCGCAGGGGCGGATATATTTGTCGATGCCGGTTCATGGCGGTATCAGTACCGGGTTCGTGATACGCGAAACGTCTGGCCCACGGAAGTCAATGTGCTCGATCCAACGCCAACGCCGACACTTACCCTGATCACCTGCACCAACTGGGATACGCAGCGGTTGATCGTCATCGGTGATCTGGTGGGGGCGCAGCTGCTGACGGGCGATTAG
- a CDS encoding endonuclease III domain-containing protein — protein MTDYRALGERLLACFAALDEHFGHEPHWWPVITDDPPFEVLVGAVLVQQTRWETVETAIIRLRDAGLMSPERLATVTTDSLAALIRPCAFHAQKATGLHAICREIVQEYDGDTTRLLTGDRMTVRNRLLALPRIGRETADTIMLYGGGWSLFVVDAYARRLFARLDLAPGFDFLRAPYDAVQRLVEHALIPLLPEVSITVRENFHVHRAIEANGSSTFFFAQFHALIIEACVHHCLARHPRCNQPGARRTFADPRKCATHCLTCSGCPLRERCAFNGTATAHRAAAAPVRVPVDRA, from the coding sequence GTGACTGACTATCGCGCGTTGGGGGAACGGTTGCTGGCGTGCTTTGCCGCCCTCGACGAACACTTCGGTCACGAACCGCACTGGTGGCCCGTTATCACCGATGATCCGCCGTTCGAGGTGCTGGTCGGCGCGGTGCTGGTGCAGCAAACGCGCTGGGAAACGGTCGAGACGGCGATCATTCGGTTGCGCGACGCCGGGTTGATGTCGCCAGAGCGGCTTGCGACGGTCACGACCGACTCGCTTGCTGCGCTGATCCGTCCCTGCGCCTTCCATGCCCAAAAAGCCACGGGGCTGCACGCCATCTGTCGTGAGATTGTGCAGGAGTACGACGGTGACACGACACGGTTGCTCACCGGCGACCGTATGACCGTGCGCAACCGTCTGCTGGCGCTACCGCGCATCGGGCGCGAAACGGCGGACACGATCATGCTCTACGGCGGCGGATGGTCGCTATTTGTGGTGGATGCGTATGCGCGACGCCTGTTTGCGCGCCTCGATCTGGCGCCGGGGTTCGACTTCCTGCGTGCGCCGTATGATGCAGTCCAGCGCCTGGTCGAGCACGCGCTGATCCCGCTCCTGCCCGAGGTTTCGATCACCGTTCGAGAGAACTTCCATGTGCACCGGGCAATCGAGGCGAACGGCAGCAGCACCTTCTTCTTCGCCCAGTTCCACGCGCTGATCATCGAAGCCTGCGTTCACCATTGCCTGGCGCGTCACCCGCGCTGCAACCAGCCCGGCGCGCGACGCACGTTTGCCGATCCGCGCAAGTGCGCAACCCACTGCCTGACGTGCAGCGGGTGCCCGCTGCGAGAACGTTGCGCCTTCAACGGAACAGCGACAGCGCATCGTGCTGCTGCTGCGCCAGTGCGCGTTCCAGTTGATCGCGCGTAA
- a CDS encoding DUF4127 family protein, with protein MRVGLLPLDERPVNTRYPAMIAAIAGVELALPPDDLLSHLREPARCDDLAAWLRAIAPALDALIVDVEMLAFGGLIASRISDDPPGAVVSRLDVLRAIRAELPDLPILAFNVITRISNANACTEEPLYWETYGTRLYRLSQLLDRAAQGEPLLDEIAALRDEIPPEVLRDMLRRRLRNHIVNLASLHLLDSGAINLLVLSSDDTSPFGLGSREKRWLASWAELLTLGRDHPLTDGQDQALQTPGTLLMYPGADEVGCALLARVINQHTRRTPRIAPLYAIPGGEEIVAPYEDGPVRLTVERQIQAIGGTLATGDGEPDLWLAVNTPSPRRTEWDESFAAEERDERYDHLDALVDRVHELQEHGQKVIVADVAYPNGADPVLMELLIEKVDLLKLAGFGAWNTAGNTIGTALAQGCAALLATTPVQQIAHLRFLLHRFVEDWGYQHVVRRAARALLERMAGVHEPDDTTIGAICRWIETHLNARIGALPGFAGRWRVTPGSTRLPWNRLFEVDFALELV; from the coding sequence ATGAGGGTTGGTCTGCTTCCGCTCGATGAGCGGCCGGTCAATACCCGATATCCGGCGATGATTGCGGCAATCGCCGGGGTCGAACTGGCGCTGCCGCCGGATGATCTGCTCAGCCATCTGCGAGAACCGGCGCGCTGCGACGATCTCGCTGCCTGGTTGCGCGCGATTGCGCCAGCACTGGATGCGCTGATCGTCGATGTTGAGATGCTGGCGTTCGGGGGACTGATCGCATCGCGCATCTCTGATGATCCACCCGGCGCTGTGGTGAGCCGTCTGGATGTCTTGCGGGCGATCAGGGCGGAACTGCCCGACCTGCCGATCCTGGCGTTCAATGTTATCACCCGTATTTCCAATGCCAATGCCTGCACCGAAGAGCCGCTCTACTGGGAAACCTACGGCACACGCCTCTACCGTCTATCGCAGTTGCTCGACCGCGCTGCGCAGGGTGAGCCGCTGCTCGACGAGATTGCTGCACTCCGCGACGAAATCCCCCCTGAAGTTCTGCGCGATATGCTGCGCCGCCGGTTGCGCAACCATATCGTTAACCTTGCGTCGCTCCATCTGCTCGACTCGGGCGCGATCAATCTGCTGGTCCTCAGTTCCGACGATACCAGTCCGTTCGGGCTTGGATCGCGCGAAAAACGATGGCTGGCGAGTTGGGCGGAACTGTTGACGCTCGGCAGGGATCACCCGCTGACGGATGGACAGGATCAGGCGTTGCAAACGCCAGGAACGCTCCTGATGTATCCCGGCGCCGATGAAGTGGGATGTGCGCTGCTGGCGCGGGTTATCAATCAGCATACCAGACGGACGCCGCGGATTGCGCCGCTGTACGCCATCCCTGGCGGCGAGGAGATCGTCGCGCCGTATGAAGATGGTCCCGTCCGTTTGACAGTCGAACGGCAGATCCAGGCTATCGGCGGGACACTCGCAACCGGCGATGGCGAACCTGATCTGTGGCTGGCGGTCAATACGCCGTCGCCGCGTCGCACCGAGTGGGACGAGTCGTTTGCCGCCGAAGAGCGCGATGAGCGCTACGATCATCTCGACGCGCTGGTGGATCGCGTCCATGAACTTCAGGAGCATGGTCAAAAGGTGATTGTGGCGGATGTGGCCTACCCGAATGGCGCCGATCCGGTGTTGATGGAGTTGCTGATCGAGAAGGTCGATCTCCTCAAACTGGCAGGGTTCGGCGCCTGGAATACCGCCGGTAATACGATCGGCACGGCGCTGGCGCAGGGATGCGCGGCGCTGCTGGCGACGACGCCGGTGCAGCAGATCGCTCATCTCCGCTTCCTGCTCCACCGTTTTGTCGAAGACTGGGGGTATCAGCATGTGGTGCGGCGCGCTGCGCGCGCCTTGCTCGAACGGATGGCGGGAGTACATGAGCCGGACGATACAACGATCGGTGCGATCTGTCGCTGGATCGAAACCCACCTCAATGCGCGTATTGGCGCACTTCCCGGCTTTGCCGGTCGCTGGCGCGTGACACCCGGCAGCACCCGTTTGCCCTGGAATCGTCTGTTCGAGGTCGATTTCGCTCTGGAGCTGGTGTGA
- a CDS encoding long-chain-fatty-acid--CoA ligase — translation MLNLAILLEESARRTPGKTAVILDSIRLNYAELNGAACKIANGLTKLGVRPGDKVAIMLPNTPHFVMCYYGILKAGATVVPLNVLFKRHEVEYHLEDSDSVALIVWEGFLDEAAYGFRMAETCRHLIVAQAPGSTATLPDGAIPLGNILAENPHVFDTIQTMPDDTAVILYTSGTTGRPKGAELTHANMFLNATICADKLLDISSDSVGLAVLPLFHSFGQTCVMNTLLYLGGTITLLPRFEPQKALEVMARDRVTYFAGVPTMYFYLLNFPNADQYDLSALRFCVSGGAAMPVEVMHAFNRKYNVTILEGYGLSETSPVASFNHLDREPKPGSIGIPIWGIEMRVVDSEGREVPNGELGEIVIRGHNVMKGYYKRPDATADAIRNGWFYSGDIAYRDDDGFFFIKDRVKDMIIRGGFNVYPREIEEVLYGHPAIAEAAVIGVPDPALGEEVKAVVAFKPGQTATEAEIIEYCKERLAAYKYPRFVEIRDTLPKTATGKILKRELRQVDTGVSQMEATASA, via the coding sequence ATGCTGAATCTCGCCATCTTGCTGGAGGAGAGCGCTCGCCGCACGCCTGGAAAGACCGCCGTCATCCTCGATAGCATCCGCCTGAACTATGCCGAACTGAACGGCGCCGCCTGCAAAATCGCCAATGGTCTGACGAAACTCGGTGTTCGTCCTGGCGACAAGGTTGCGATCATGCTCCCCAACACGCCGCACTTCGTCATGTGCTACTACGGCATCCTGAAGGCAGGAGCGACCGTCGTGCCGCTGAATGTGCTGTTCAAGCGCCACGAGGTCGAGTATCATCTAGAGGATAGCGATTCGGTAGCGTTGATTGTCTGGGAAGGTTTTCTCGACGAAGCGGCGTATGGTTTTCGCATGGCTGAAACCTGTCGTCATCTGATCGTCGCACAGGCGCCCGGTTCAACTGCAACCCTCCCGGATGGCGCGATTCCACTTGGCAACATCCTTGCCGAAAATCCGCACGTCTTCGACACCATCCAGACGATGCCGGACGACACGGCGGTCATTCTGTACACCAGCGGCACCACCGGCCGTCCGAAGGGCGCCGAACTGACCCACGCCAACATGTTCCTCAATGCGACGATCTGCGCCGATAAGTTGCTCGATATCTCATCCGATTCGGTGGGCCTGGCAGTGTTGCCGTTATTCCACAGTTTCGGGCAGACGTGTGTGATGAACACGCTGCTCTACCTTGGCGGAACAATCACGTTGCTGCCGCGCTTCGAGCCGCAGAAGGCGCTGGAGGTGATGGCGCGCGACCGGGTGACCTATTTTGCCGGTGTGCCAACGATGTACTTCTACCTGCTCAATTTCCCGAATGCGGATCAGTACGATCTGTCAGCGCTCAGGTTCTGCGTGTCGGGTGGCGCAGCGATGCCGGTGGAGGTGATGCACGCCTTCAACCGCAAATACAACGTCACCATTCTCGAAGGGTATGGTCTCTCCGAAACCTCGCCGGTTGCATCGTTCAACCACCTCGACCGGGAGCCGAAGCCTGGTTCGATCGGCATTCCGATCTGGGGCATCGAGATGCGCGTGGTGGACAGCGAAGGGCGTGAGGTTCCCAACGGCGAGTTGGGGGAGATCGTCATTCGCGGTCATAATGTGATGAAAGGGTACTACAAGCGCCCCGACGCCACCGCCGACGCGATCCGCAACGGCTGGTTCTACAGCGGCGACATTGCGTACCGCGACGATGACGGGTTCTTCTTTATCAAAGACCGCGTGAAAGATATGATCATCCGCGGCGGCTTCAATGTCTATCCGCGTGAGATCGAAGAGGTGCTCTACGGGCATCCCGCTATTGCCGAAGCGGCGGTGATCGGCGTGCCCGATCCGGCGCTCGGCGAAGAGGTGAAGGCAGTGGTGGCGTTCAAACCGGGGCAAACCGCCACCGAGGCTGAGATCATCGAATACTGCAAAGAACGCCTGGCAGCCTACAAGTATCCGCGCTTCGTCGAAATCCGCGATACGCTGCCCAAGACGGCAACCGGAAAGATCCTCAAACGTGAACTTCGCCAGGTTGATACCGGTGTGAGTCAGATGGAAGCGACCGCCAGCGCATAG
- a CDS encoding histidine phosphatase family protein, giving the protein MIRHAAPDRTTGLPYTVMPGPPLTLRGEEEAVQAGHWLRDRGIERLLSSPFTRTVATATVIGQLIGLTPTVIEALREVAPGEQHSEVRARIADLLNQLDDTPLQRVALVTHGGCILAALHYTTGDRIDLSGHRYDNGNHAPTAGIWHGVRTDQGWRWSLAFRPDMAVES; this is encoded by the coding sequence TTGATCCGACATGCCGCGCCGGATCGCACAACCGGATTGCCCTACACAGTGATGCCAGGTCCGCCATTGACGCTGCGCGGTGAGGAAGAGGCAGTGCAGGCGGGGCACTGGCTGCGAGATCGTGGTATCGAACGTCTGCTTTCGTCGCCGTTCACCCGCACGGTTGCAACGGCAACGGTGATCGGGCAACTGATCGGGCTGACGCCGACCGTTATCGAGGCGCTGCGTGAAGTTGCACCGGGTGAGCAGCATTCAGAGGTGCGCGCCCGGATCGCCGATCTCCTCAATCAACTCGACGACACGCCGTTGCAGCGTGTGGCGCTTGTGACCCATGGCGGTTGCATCCTGGCTGCGCTGCACTACACAACCGGCGACCGTATCGATCTGAGCGGGCATCGGTACGATAACGGCAACCACGCCCCGACCGCCGGAATCTGGCATGGCGTGCGCACCGATCAGGGGTGGCGCTGGTCGCTCGCGTTCCGCCCGGATATGGCGGTGGAGAGTTGA
- a CDS encoding DUF2085 domain-containing protein, with the protein MREHQPSSSDPVTERVIAEVHATLAARSEAIRMRRAEEDHRWRMFFLIILIALITAIFFVPAPTLERKLILILSGVCAQQHNLFVGGIQLPLCARDTGMYLSVLATLGVIRLRGRTRAGALPPWHILASLIGLVALMAVDGINSTINEIGMTPWYEPRNDLRAATGMGAGVGLAVALTLLFNRSLRRDVAVNLPVLGQWRELGMIALINTAILTAILLDVGLLAWPLALLDLIGVAGTLFVTAVTAIAAVMNYDGTITRVTQLARPATFALLATGAFLAGMALIRATLMGG; encoded by the coding sequence ATGCGGGAACATCAGCCATCATCCAGCGATCCGGTCACCGAACGGGTCATTGCAGAGGTGCACGCCACGCTTGCCGCTCGCTCCGAAGCAATACGGATGCGGCGCGCCGAAGAGGATCATCGCTGGCGAATGTTCTTTCTCATCATCCTGATCGCGCTGATCACGGCGATCTTCTTCGTTCCTGCACCGACGCTGGAGCGTAAGTTGATTCTGATCCTCAGCGGCGTCTGCGCTCAGCAGCACAACCTGTTTGTTGGCGGAATCCAGCTGCCGCTCTGCGCGCGTGATACGGGGATGTATCTCAGCGTCCTGGCAACACTGGGGGTCATCCGGCTACGCGGGCGAACACGCGCTGGCGCGCTTCCGCCCTGGCATATCCTGGCGTCGCTGATCGGACTCGTGGCGCTCATGGCGGTCGATGGCATTAATTCGACGATCAATGAGATCGGGATGACGCCGTGGTACGAACCGCGCAACGATCTGCGCGCGGCAACCGGCATGGGCGCTGGTGTAGGGCTGGCAGTGGCGTTGACGCTTCTCTTCAACCGCTCACTGCGCCGTGATGTGGCGGTGAATCTGCCGGTGCTGGGGCAATGGCGCGAGCTGGGCATGATCGCCCTGATCAATACCGCGATCCTGACCGCCATTCTACTCGATGTCGGATTGCTGGCGTGGCCCCTCGCGCTGCTCGACCTGATCGGTGTTGCAGGGACGCTGTTTGTGACAGCAGTGACCGCAATTGCGGCGGTGATGAACTACGATGGAACGATCACACGTGTGACGCAACTGGCGCGCCCGGCGACGTTCGCACTCCTGGCGACCGGTGCGTTCCTGGCGGGCATGGCGCTGATCCGCGCGACGCTGATGGGCGGCTAG
- a CDS encoding DUF11 domain-containing protein, with translation MQRLSGRHRSPRSGRGRAPARWTFYELALIALSIALIVFPLYAEVYRWVYPAFVPAAPRAQEEPPGGATPAPAESATDAPTSVPTSAPTDAPTSAPANEQNETPPAEPQQRATETPEPSPTAGPSPTSSPTSVNTPTPTNTPTPTSGGGATPTPTNTPTPTSDGGATPTLIPTFSPTRTPTPSSTPGSSPTPVLDVPPLTLSKSASVQFASPGQEFTYSLAVGTNSSVPMQIEVRDPINAQLEVIGTSASNGSCQVSGNTVVCNVTAIVNQPVSININVRVRPSVQSEVIITNQAAAQDARSFTAASDPVIVRIPGGGVVPPTPSPDPNRPTPPPVTPVPQSPTPPSAPTQPPQPPQPPAPPGDGGGAPPEGAPPLPPPVDLVLPPTPAPVAPATPVAQQPRPTRPGGTAAPRTATPAASPTAIAATDAVFFRMASNWGSAFPGDAVTYVIAVRNTHPTQALRDLALRSVFPANLEITGVSSRPMDRNPSGTFGPNDLSRADNRVSLGVVRSSAGRPRKLALRSVFPTNQEINGLSSGSANLSRAVGFDPGVPSLEGNRVSLGIAELPAGQGFEVIVQTRIKPTVPAGTRIVAQAELTFAGLAIPLYSNIVTVDVVNAVQAQVLPTNTATTAPTATPTVTAEPTQPPATEAPTVVVEAAQPVAVVPTATSGAAGSAIGPAPVAPLPATSTGVPLAGFALLGATLLARTWRLHRARSRI, from the coding sequence ATGCAGCGTCTCTCTGGTCGTCATCGTTCACCCCGCTCGGGGCGCGGGCGCGCGCCGGCGCGCTGGACATTCTACGAACTGGCGTTGATTGCCCTGAGCATCGCGCTGATCGTCTTCCCGCTGTATGCGGAGGTGTATCGCTGGGTGTATCCCGCCTTTGTTCCGGCTGCTCCGCGCGCACAGGAAGAGCCGCCGGGGGGCGCCACGCCTGCCCCGGCTGAAAGCGCCACCGATGCACCGACCAGTGTACCAACCAGTGCGCCAACCGATGCGCCAACCAGTGCGCCCGCAAATGAGCAAAACGAAACGCCGCCTGCGGAACCGCAGCAGCGCGCGACAGAAACGCCTGAACCAAGCCCGACGGCCGGACCAAGCCCGACGAGCAGCCCAACGTCGGTGAATACGCCGACGCCGACCAATACACCCACCCCGACGAGCGGTGGAGGCGCGACCCCGACGCCGACCAATACACCCACTCCAACGAGCGATGGAGGCGCGACCCCGACGCTTATCCCGACATTCTCGCCGACCAGAACCCCAACCCCATCGTCAACGCCCGGTTCCAGTCCAACGCCGGTGTTGGATGTTCCGCCACTGACCCTCTCGAAGTCTGCGTCGGTGCAGTTTGCTTCACCGGGCCAGGAGTTCACCTATTCTCTGGCAGTCGGCACGAATTCATCGGTTCCAATGCAGATCGAGGTGCGCGACCCGATCAACGCGCAACTCGAGGTAATCGGAACAAGCGCCTCGAACGGTTCATGCCAGGTGAGCGGCAATACGGTGGTGTGTAACGTTACCGCGATTGTCAATCAACCGGTATCGATCAACATCAATGTCCGTGTGCGCCCTTCCGTGCAGTCGGAGGTGATTATTACCAATCAGGCAGCCGCTCAGGATGCCCGCAGTTTTACCGCAGCCTCGGATCCGGTGATTGTGCGTATACCGGGCGGCGGCGTTGTTCCGCCTACCCCATCGCCAGACCCCAACCGACCCACCCCGCCGCCGGTAACGCCGGTTCCTCAATCGCCCACGCCGCCATCAGCACCGACGCAACCACCGCAACCACCGCAACCGCCAGCCCCTCCCGGTGATGGCGGGGGCGCGCCGCCTGAAGGCGCACCTCCACTGCCGCCGCCGGTTGATCTGGTGCTTCCGCCAACCCCCGCGCCGGTTGCGCCTGCCACGCCGGTGGCGCAACAACCGCGTCCAACCCGCCCCGGCGGTACCGCTGCCCCCCGCACCGCAACTCCGGCAGCGTCACCAACCGCCATTGCTGCCACCGATGCAGTCTTTTTCCGAATGGCGAGCAACTGGGGCAGCGCCTTCCCCGGCGATGCGGTGACCTACGTGATCGCCGTGCGCAACACGCATCCCACCCAGGCGCTCCGCGACCTGGCGCTGCGCAGCGTCTTTCCGGCGAACCTGGAGATTACCGGGGTCTCTTCCCGTCCGATGGATCGCAACCCTTCGGGCACGTTCGGACCGAATGATTTATCTCGTGCCGATAACCGCGTCTCACTCGGTGTCGTGAGGTCGTCTGCAGGACGACCGCGTAAACTGGCGCTGCGCAGCGTCTTCCCGACAAACCAGGAGATCAACGGACTCTCCTCCGGTTCAGCCAATCTTAGCCGTGCAGTCGGGTTTGATCCGGGCGTCCCTTCCCTTGAAGGTAATCGCGTTTCGCTCGGTATCGCCGAGTTACCTGCCGGGCAGGGATTCGAGGTCATCGTTCAGACCAGGATCAAACCAACGGTTCCCGCCGGAACGCGGATTGTGGCGCAGGCGGAGTTGACCTTCGCCGGTCTCGCCATCCCGCTCTACTCCAATATTGTGACCGTTGATGTGGTCAATGCAGTGCAGGCGCAGGTGTTGCCGACGAATACCGCGACGACTGCGCCAACCGCAACGCCGACCGTTACTGCCGAACCAACCCAGCCACCGGCGACCGAAGCGCCGACGGTCGTCGTCGAAGCGGCGCAGCCGGTGGCGGTCGTCCCAACCGCGACCTCCGGCGCAGCCGGAAGCGCGATCGGTCCGGCGCCAGTCGCGCCGTTGCCAGCGACCAGCACAGGCGTGCCGCTGGCGGGGTTTGCACTACTCGGCGCGACCCTGCTGGCGCGGACATGGCGCCTCCACCGCGCCCGGTCTCGTATCTGA
- the rpmG gene encoding 50S ribosomal protein L33: protein MASKKGNRIIIKLRSTESAHTYTTTKNRKNDPNRLELRRYDPTLRRHVIYRETK, encoded by the coding sequence ATGGCAAGCAAAAAAGGAAATCGGATCATCATCAAACTGCGCAGCACCGAAAGCGCACATACGTACACAACAACGAAGAACCGCAAGAACGATCCCAACCGGCTCGAACTGCGCCGCTATGATCCAACCCTGCGGCGGCACGTCATCTACCGCGAAACCAAGTAG